The following DNA comes from Amycolatopsis solani.
CCTGGGCGGCACCGGCTCGGCGGGCTTCGCGGACGACGTCTCGTACAGCCTGCGCGACGCGGCCCGGCTGGCTCTTTCGGTGTCGGACAACACCGCGGCGGACCTGCTCTTCGACCGCGTGGGCGTGGCGAACGTGCGCTCACTGCTGGCCGAGCTGGGCCTCACGCGGACGTCGGTCATCGGCGCGCCGCGGGATGTGCTGCGCACGATCATCGAGGACACCGAGGCGGGTCGTCCGCTGCGGGCTTTCGACCCGTCGCGGACTTCGGCGAGCACCCCGCGCGAGATGACCACCCTCCTGGCGGCGATCTGGGCCGATCCGGCGGGCGCGCCGGTGCGCGAGTGGATGTCGGCCCAGGTCAGCTGGCACCGGCTGACGGCGGGGTTCCCGCCGGAGGTCGCGGTGGCGGGCAAGACGGGCACGATGCCGGGGATCCGGAACGAGATCGGGGTGGCGACCTACCCGGACGGGGTCTCGTACGCGATCGCGGTGTTCACAGTGGGCGGGGCGGAGACGCTGCGCCGTCCGGACATCGACCGCGCCATCGGCGACGCAGCGAGGGCGGCAGTCTCGCACCTGCGCGGGTCGTGAGTGTTTAGTCGGGTTAGAACCCGACTAAACACTCACGAGGCTTTTTCACTGGCGGTCGTAGAACACGTCCCAGGGGCGCGCGCCGGCTGGGGCCGGGGGCACGATCCGCGACACCCCGTCGCCGCCGAGGACGCCGGCCGCGAGCTCCGCCAGCTTCGGTGCCTGCGGGTGCGGGCTCGACGGGGGCCACGCGAACGCCATCCGCGAACGCAGCACCTCGCCCTCCAGCGGCCGCCACACCACGCGCGGCTCCTTGCGCGGGCCCGGCTCGAACGCGACGCCGTGACCGGCCAGCACCAGGCCCAACGCGAACTCCGGGTTGCGCGCGTGGTGGATCGCCGCCGGGCGGAAGCCGTGGTCCCAGCACGTGCGCAGGAGGGCGTCGTAGCTGCCCGGGGCCGCCGCGCGGGGAGCGTGGACCAGGCCTTCGCCCGCGAGGTCGGCCAGTGTCAGCGGGGCGCGGCGGGCCAGCGGCGAATCCCGGGGGAGGACCACGCCCAGCGGCGTGTCGATGGCCGGGCCGAGCTCCAGGTCGACCACGTCGACCGGCAGCTGGAGCAGGCCCACGTCGAGCTGCCGGTCGGCGAGCAGCCGGGTCTGTTCGGCGGTCGTCAGCTCCTGCAGGTCCAGCCGGACGGCCGGGTACCGCGCGGCGAACGCCGTCAGGATCGCGGCGAGGACCGGCCCGGGCAGCTCCGGCGGGACGCCCGCGCGCACCGCGTCGAGCTCGCCGCGGTCGGCCTTCACGACCAGCGACGTCATCCGGTCCCAGCGGGAAAGCAGCTCGCGGGCTTCGGCGCGCAGGACTTCGCCGGCCTCGGTGAGCGTGACGCGGCGGCCGCGGTCGAACAGCTTCGCGCCGAGCTCGGCTTCCAGCCGTTTGACGCGCTGGCTCAACGGCGGCTGCGCGATCCCGAGCCGCTCGGCCGCGCGGCCGAAGTGGAGTTCGTCGGCGACGACGAGGAAGTACCGCAGCGAACGGAGGTGGTCCACGCTGCGACGATAGCCGTCCACCTATCGACATGCCGACGGATCGATCTTGGACAGCGGTCCGCCGTCCGTGGTCGGGTGTCCGGTATGGACATGGGATTCACCAGGCGCGGGCTGTTCGGCGCGGGGGCCGCGGCGGCGGCCATCATGGCGGGCGCCGGACCGGCGGCCGCGAGCACCGGCTCATCGCAACTGACGGTTCGCTGGTGGGGGAACAACGGGTGGGAGATCCGGGCCGGGGCGAAGACGATCCTCGTCGACCCGTGGCTGACGCGGTTCAAGACCGGGACGTACACCCCGGCGGGCGCCGACCCGAAGACGCCGCTGTCGGTGAACCGCGCGCTGATCGACGGCTTCCTCGACCGCGGCGAACTGAGGGCGGACCACATCCTCGTCACCCACGGCCACTACGACCACCTCACCGACGTCCCCTACCTGGCCGAACGCACCGGGGCGACGGTCATCGGCACCGAGACCCATTTGAGTCTCATGGCCGCCTTGGGCGCACCGGAGGACCAGCTGGCGGTCGCGAGCGGCGGCGAGGACCTGACGTTCGACGGCTACTCGATCCGCGTCCTGCGCTCACTGCACTCGGCGACCGGCGACCGGGCGCGGGTCCCGTTCCCGGGTTCACG
Coding sequences within:
- a CDS encoding serine hydrolase produces the protein MSPTPEEIFATAGVQGFLHARRLDSAAGTGVGADSPVVLASVVKVPLAFEFARQVAAGLLDPTDRVRASAADRLGGTGSAGFADDVSYSLRDAARLALSVSDNTAADLLFDRVGVANVRSLLAELGLTRTSVIGAPRDVLRTIIEDTEAGRPLRAFDPSRTSASTPREMTTLLAAIWADPAGAPVREWMSAQVSWHRLTAGFPPEVAVAGKTGTMPGIRNEIGVATYPDGVSYAIAVFTVGGAETLRRPDIDRAIGDAARAAVSHLRGS
- a CDS encoding LysR family transcriptional regulator, whose protein sequence is MDHLRSLRYFLVVADELHFGRAAERLGIAQPPLSQRVKRLEAELGAKLFDRGRRVTLTEAGEVLRAEARELLSRWDRMTSLVVKADRGELDAVRAGVPPELPGPVLAAILTAFAARYPAVRLDLQELTTAEQTRLLADRQLDVGLLQLPVDVVDLELGPAIDTPLGVVLPRDSPLARRAPLTLADLAGEGLVHAPRAAAPGSYDALLRTCWDHGFRPAAIHHARNPEFALGLVLAGHGVAFEPGPRKEPRVVWRPLEGEVLRSRMAFAWPPSSPHPQAPKLAELAAGVLGGDGVSRIVPPAPAGARPWDVFYDRQ
- a CDS encoding MBL fold metallo-hydrolase, with the translated sequence MGFTRRGLFGAGAAAAAIMAGAGPAAASTGSSQLTVRWWGNNGWEIRAGAKTILVDPWLTRFKTGTYTPAGADPKTPLSVNRALIDGFLDRGELRADHILVTHGHYDHLTDVPYLAERTGATVIGTETHLSLMAALGAPEDQLAVASGGEDLTFDGYSIRVLRSLHSATGDRARVPFPGSRPLSRRDRPRVIEDLVEGGTLAYQVTGAGASVLNFGGSNYVESELAGLRPDVVCLPAGGAKVTQYVPRLLRVLGNPRYVAPTHWDDFDLPLGQVKDAGGLEALRKAVAAASPASAFVVLDHLGSFVP